Proteins encoded together in one Heterodontus francisci isolate sHetFra1 chromosome 20, sHetFra1.hap1, whole genome shotgun sequence window:
- the LOC137380786 gene encoding uncharacterized protein: MEVEECSSETVSELIITSETAEAARQLCAYNLMPAPATAQGEEGHRMDMQVETYPVPQDGKAPVDGLVTVSNPDSELMTTHGDCPLVPDEVVASGSGQINGVPAAVTESSDLLETAQVLSEIAMPLLTESHEVETEEQADPFAEGPERHVLVLSTVPQDSLELQVPEEVILELPNGIKMNGKDLAAITELLHPTQVLLQTGHRKFTLATADAVISAGSLVCTVSQETSQEEPFAKQEDPEVEMEGKLYKCYLCSLTFNRRGNYVRHKKIHTVNTEEDARYKCSHCDRQFIQHCDLRRHAHVHMGTQPHKCDLCGKGFLRASDLVVHKRFHTKDRPFQCSQCQKSFFQSGDLRRHVRNIHMTNARMLSCGHCRKKYTKEATLLHHIQTMHRDVLLQSLEKQRQQSSEVIISEAGSMAEDESPLSTSGPGPLDAGSVSSAVPVEAERSEEIALEEETTTVCGSETCPSIPGQLLEPTDSAREQTQAYLGCSTAVWLYLPHMDCSGSRRQLTTTFSRAVRDGQ; the protein is encoded by the exons ATGGAAGTTGAAGAGTGCTCGTCAGAGACAGTGAGCGAACTGATAATTACCAGTGAGACGGCAGAAGCCGCGAGACAGCTCTGTGCCTATAACCTCATGCCAGCACCGGCCACGGCACAAGGAGAGGAAGGTCACAGAATGGATATGCAGGTGGAGACGTACCCTGTGCCGCAGGATGGCAAGGCTCCAGTGGATGGTCTGGTGACAGTCAGTAACCCAGACTCTGAGCTGATGACCACCCATGGCGACTGCCCTCTCGTGCCAGATGAGGTCGTGGCTTCTGGGAGCGGCCAGATTAATGGAGTGCCTGCTGCTGTTACCG AGAGTTCAGACCTACTGGAGACAGCACAGGTGCTGAGTGAGATTGCGATGCCACTCCTGACGGAGAGCCATGAGGTAGAAACTGAGGAACAGGCGGACCCCTTCGCTGAGGGGCCTGAGCGGCACGTCTTGGTCTTGTCGACTGTACCCCAGGACAGCCTGGAGCTTCAGGTGCCTGAGGAGGTGATACTGGAGCTACCCAATGGCATCAAGATGAATGGAAAGGATCTCGCTGCCATCACCGAGCTCCTACACCCAACCCAG GTGTTGCTTCAAACGGGACATCGGAAGTTCACCTTGGCTACAGCTGACGCCGTGATCTCAGCTGGGTCTCTGGTCTGCACAGTATCCCAGGAAACAAGCCAAGAGGAACCATTCGCAAAGCAGGAAG ATCCAGAAGTGGAAATGGAAGGGAAGTTGTATAAATGCTACCTCTGTAGTTTGACCTTTAATCGTCGTGGCAACTATGTCCGACATAAGAAAATCCACACGGTTAACACCGAG GAAGATGCCAGGTACAAGTGCTCACACTGTGACCGCCAGTTCATCCAGCACTGCGACCTGCGGAGACACGCTCACGTTCACATGGGAACGCAGCCCCACAAGTGCGACCTGTGTGGGAAGGGCTTCCTCAGAGCCAG CGATCTGGTGGTTCACAAGAGATTTCACACCAAGGATCGTCCATTCCAGTGTAGTCAGTGCCAGAAATCCTTCTTCCAGTCTG GTGACCTGCGCCGTCACGTGAGAAACATCCACATGACCAATGCCCGAATGCTGAGCTGTGGTCACTGCAGGAAGAAatacaccaaggaggcaacactccTCCATCACATCCAGACCATGCACCGGGATGTGCTGCTGCAAAGCTTGGAGAAACAGAGGCAACAAAGCAG TGAGGTTATCATATCAGAGGCTGGAAGCATGGCTGAGGATGAAAGCCCCTTGAGCACTTCCGGGCCAGGGCCCTTGGATGCGGGCTCTGTAAGTTCAG CAGTACCGGTTGAGGCAGAAAGGAGTGAAGAGATCGCATTGGAGGAGGAAACTACCACAGTGTGTGGCTCGGAGACATGTCCCTCCATCCCAGGACAGCTCCTGGAGCCCACAGACAGTGCAAGAGAACAAACGCAGGCTTACCTTGGCTGCAGCACTGCagtgtggctgtacctaccccacatggactgcagcggttcaagaaggcagctcaccaccaccttctctagggcagttagggatgggcaataa